A single region of the Brassica rapa cultivar Chiifu-401-42 chromosome A03, CAAS_Brap_v3.01, whole genome shotgun sequence genome encodes:
- the LOC103860061 gene encoding inactive endochitinase At2g43600: protein MAIQNAILKHALIHVLFILAILAENAFSQNCMDTSCPGLKQCCSRWGSCGTGEDYCGFFCFSGPCNIKGKSYGYDYNVDAGPRGKIESIITPALFDSIMSKVESNCSAKGFYTYKAFITAFELFGAYKGKVAKREIAAIFAHFSYGSKGFCYKEEISPEKYCSKSKKYPCEPGKYYYGRGLLQSITWNEYYGAAGKHLELPLLKDPDLVARSPEVAFKFAMWFWNRNVRPALYLGFGEITKRVDGRECSNWRRDGPDSKVKQYIEFCKMLGVTPDQGLDCF, encoded by the exons ATGGCGATCCAAAACGCGATTCTAAAACACGCTCTTATTCATGTCCTCTTTATTTTAGCAATTTTGGCCGAGAATGCGTTCTCACAAAATTGCATGGATACTAGTTGTCCTGGCCTAAAGCAATGTTGCAGCAGATGGGGTTCCTGTGGCACCGGAGAAGATTACTGCGGATTCTTTTGTTTCAGTGGACCTTGCAATATCAAAGGTAAATCTTACGGCTATGACTATAACGTGGATGCAGGACCGCGTGGTAAAATAGAGAGTATCATCACACCAGCGTTGTTCGACAGCATCATGAGCAAAGTTGAAAGCAACTGCTCTGCAAAAGGATTCTACACTTATAAAGCTTTCATTACCGCTTTCGAATTATTTGGAGCTTACAAAGGAAAAGTGGCTAAACGCGAGATCGCCGCCATATTTGCTCATTTCTCGTATGGATCTAAAG GCTTTTGTTACAAAGAAGAAATATCTCCCGAGAAGTACTGTTCAAAGAGCAAGAAATACCCTTGTGAACCAGGGAAATACTACTATGGTCGCGGTTTGCTCCAATCAATCACGTGGAACGAGTATTATGGTGCGGCTGGCAAGCACTTAGAGCTACCTCTACTGAAGGATCCAGATCTGGTGGCTCGTAGCCCAGAAGTGGCTTTCAAGTTCGCCATGTGGTTTTGGAATAGGAACGTGCGTCCAGCTTTGTACTTAGGATTTGGAGAAATCACAAAGAGGGTCGATGGCCGAGAATGCAGTAACTGGCGTCGCGACGGTCCGGATAGCAAGGTCAAACAATACATAGAGTTCTGCAAGATGCTTGGGGTAACTCCTGATCAAGGTCTCGATTGTTTTTAG
- the LOC103858081 gene encoding inactive endochitinase At2g43600 → MADFPTNSIKRKKNMSNRNATVENALMFFLLAFAVMAKTVFSQNCQSTGCPGLKECCSSWGSCGIKDDQCGFWCFSGLCNLKNKSYGFNYNVSAGPRGPIESIVTPSLFKRIMSKVGNNCPAKGFYTHQAFISAVKSFQAYKGTVAKREIAAILTHFAHGSKGFCYKEDKARGRYCSPSKKYPCEPGKQYYGRGPLQSIRWNEYYGAAGIFLRLPMLKDPDMVAHSPEVAFKLALWFWTTNVRPALYLGFGETSKRVDGRLCDNLHPDDTKNLVKQYVDLCKILGVTPDEGLSC, encoded by the exons ATGGCTGATTTTCCAACTAACTCcatcaaacgaaaaaaaaatatgtcgAACCGAAACGCGACTGTTGAAAACGCTCTCATGTTTTTCCTCCTCGCGTTTGCCGTCATGGCCAAAACCGTGTTCTCGCAGAATTGCCAAAGCACCGGGTGTCCAGGCCTCAAGGAGTGTTGCAGCTCGTGGGGTTCCTGTGGAATCAAAGATGACCAGTGTGGCTTTTGGTGCTTCAGTGGCCTCTGCAATCTCAAAAACAAATCATATGGATTCAACTACAACGTCAGCGCCGGTCCACGCGGTCCAATAGAGAGCATTGTCACACCATCGTTGTTCAAACGCATCATGAGCAAAGTAGGAAACAACTGCCCGGCAAAAGGGTTCTACACTCACCAGGCTTTTATCTCGGCGGTTAAATCGTTCCAAGCCTATAAAGGAACGGTGGCTAAGCGCGAGATAGCAGCCATATTGACTCATTTTGCTCACGGATCTAAAG gcttttgttACAAAGAAGATAAAGCGAGAGGGAGGTACTGTTCTCCGAGCAAGAAGTACCCTTGTGAACCGGGAAAGCAATACTATGGTCGTGGTCCGCTTCAGTCAATCAGATGGAACGAGTACTATGGTGCAGCCGGCATATTCCTTAGGTTGCCTATGTTGAAAGATCCGGATATGGTGGCTCATAGCCCGGAAGTGGCTTTCAAATTGGCATTGTGGTTCTGGACCACAAATGTGCGTCCAGCTTTGTATTTAGGATTTGGAGAAACCTCGAAAAGAGTGGACGGTCGACTATGCGATAACTTACATCCTGACGATACTAAGAACTTGGTTAAGCAATACGTGGACTTGTGCAAGATCCTTGGGGTTACTCCTGATGAAGGTCTGTCTTGTTAA
- the LOC103858080 gene encoding basic endochitinase CHB4 gives MALTKLSLVLFLCFLGLYSETVKSQNCGCAPNLCCSQFGYCGSTDAYCGTGCRSGPCRSPGGTPSPPGGGSVGSIVTQAFFNGIINQAGGGCAGKNFYTRDSFINAANTFPNFANSVTRREIATVFAHFTHETGHFCYIEEINGASRDYCDENNRQYPCAPGKGYFGRGPIQLSWNYNYGACGQSLNLNLLGQPELVSSNPTVAFRTGLWFWMNSVRPVLNQGFGATIRAINGMECNGGNSGAVNARIRYYRDYCGQLGVDPGPNLSC, from the exons ATGGCTCTCACAAAATTATCCTTGGTTCTTTTTCTTTGCTTCTTAGGTTTATACTCAGAAACCGTCAAGTCTCAAAACTGCGGTTGTGCCCCAAACCTGTGTTGCAGTCAGTTCGGTTACTGCGGTTCCACCGACGCTTATTGTGGTACTGGTTGCCGATCAGGCCCTTGCAGAAGCCCTGGTGGAACCCCTTCTCCCCCTGGTGGTGGATCAGTTGGTAGCATTGTGACACAAGCTTTCTTTAACGGTATTATCAATCAAGCCGGTGGTGGTTGCGCCGGGAAGAATTTCTACACCCGTGATTCTTTCATTAACGCCGCAAATACTTTCCCAAACTTTGCCAATTCGGTTACTAGACGTGAAATTGCAACCGTGTTTGCTCATTTCACCCACGAGACTGGAC ATTTCTGCTACATAGAAGAAATAAACGGAGCTTCACGTGACTACTGCGACGAGAACAACAGGCAGTACCCATGTGCACCAGGCAAAGGCTACTTCGGTCGTGGTCCGATTCAACTATCATGGAACTACAACTACGGAGCTTGTGGCCAGAGTCTCAACCTTAACCTCTTAGGCCAGCCCGAGCTAGTGAGTAGCAACCCAACTGTCGCTTTCAGGACGGGTCTGTGGTTTTGGATGAATAGCGTAAGACCGGTACTAAACCAAGGGTTTGGAGCCACCATTAGAGCCATCAATGGAATGGAGTGTAACGGTGGGAACTCAGGTGCGGTCAATGCAAGGATTAGGTACTATAGAGACTATTGTGGACAGCTTGGTGTGGATCCTGGTCCTAACCTTAGCTGCTAA
- the LOC103858082 gene encoding LOW QUALITY PROTEIN: endochitinase At2g43610-like (The sequence of the model RefSeq protein was modified relative to this genomic sequence to represent the inferred CDS: inserted 2 bases in 1 codon), whose product MATHNVLLKNXLMIFLFTLTIMTETAFSRNCGKTGCKGNMCCSRWGYCGTNAYCGTGCQSGPCKSKPKPTPTPSGSGGLNAGPRGTIASVVTPAFFNGIMSKVGRGCPAKGFYTRQAFIAAAQSFAAYKGTVAKREIAAMLAQFSHESGSFCYKEEIARGRYCSPSTTYPCQPGKNYYGRGPIQITWNYNYGAAGKFLGLPLLKDPDMVARSPTVAFKCAMWFWNKNVRPVLSRGFGATTRRINGGECDGGRPAAVQSRVNHYLDFCKKLGVTPGTNLKC is encoded by the exons ATGGCAACACACAATGTTCTACTCAAAAA ACTCATGATTTTCCTCTTCACTTTAACCATCATGACAGAAACCGCATTTTCTCGGAACTGCGGTAAAACCGGTTGTAAAGGCAACATGTGCTGCAGCAGATGGGGATATTGTGGCACAAACGCTTACTGCGGCACGGGATGTCAGAGTGGACCTTGCAAATCCAAACCTAAACCTACTCCAACACCCAGCGGTAGCGGCGGTCTAAACGCTGGTCCTCGCGGTACCATAGCAAGCGTTGTTACCCCAGCGTTCTTCAACGGCATCATGAGTAAAGTCGGACGTGGTTGCCCAGCCAAAGGGTTCTACACTCGCCAGGCGTTCATCGCGGCCGCTCAATCGTTTGCAGCCTACAAAGGAACCGTTGCCAAGCGTGAGATTGCAGCCATGTTGGCTCAGTTCTCTCACGAATCTGGAA GTTTCTGCTACAAAGAAGAAATAGCTAGGGGAAGGTACTGCTCACCGAGCACAACGTACCCATGTCAACCGGGCAAGAATTACTACGGTCGTGGTCCAATCCAAATCACATGGAACTACAACTACGGTGCAGCCGGGAAGTTTCTTGGACTTCCTCTCTTGAAGGATCCAGATATGGTGGCTCGTAGCCCAACCGTGGCTTTCAAATGTGCCATGTGGTTTTGGAACAAAAATGTGCGTCCGGTTTTGAGCCGAGGATTTGGAGCCACCACGAGGAGGATCAATGGCGGTGAGTGTGACGGTGGACGTCCAGCCGCAGTGCAGAGTAGGGTTAACCATTACTTGGATTTCTGCAAGAAGCTTGGGGTCACTCCTGGAACCAACCTCAAATGTTGA
- the LOC103858084 gene encoding signal recognition particle 14 kDa protein, protein MVLLQLDPFLNELTSMFEKSKDKGSVWVTLKRSSLKSKLQKRKLSSAGESIEYRCLIRATDAKKTISTSVGAKDHLRFQASYATILKAHMTALKKRERKDRKKSTEAEKKESTSTTTSKPTKKL, encoded by the exons ATG GTTTTATTACAGTTGGACCCGTTCCTCAATGAACTCACGAGCATGTTTGAGAAAAGTAAAGACAAGGGTTCTGTCTGGGTTACTTTGAAAAGAT CGTCGTTGAAGTCTAAGCTGCAGAAGAGGAAGCTGAGCTCAGCTGGAGAATCTATAGAGTACAGATGCCTTATTCGAGCAACTGATGCTAAGAAAACGATCTCTACTTCG GTTGGGGCTAAGGATCACCTGAGATTTCAAGCATCATATGCTACTATTCTTAAGGCTCACATGACTGCTTTGAAGAAGAGGGAGAGGAAAGACCGGAAGAAATCCACAGAGGCTGAGAAGAAAGAAAGCACTTCCACCACTACTAGTAAACCCACCAAGAAACTTTGA
- the LOC103858083 gene encoding endochitinase At2g43620, with the protein MATHQRVILFLFTLTIITKTVFSQHCSTTGCAGNLCCSRYGYCGTTSAYCGTGCRSGPCSSGPTPVSPTPTGGTGGLNDEPRDTIANVVTQSFFDGIMSKVGNGCPAKGFYTRQAFIDAAQSFPAYQGAVSKREIAAMLAQFSHESGSFCYKEEIARGRYCQASTVYPCQPGKDYYGRGPIQITWNYNYGAAGKFLGLPLLTDPDMVARSPEVAFKCAMWFWNQNVRPVLDQGFGATTRKINGGECNGRRPAAVQSRVDRYLEFCRTFGITPGTSLSC; encoded by the exons atggctacTCATCAAAGAGTAATCCTCTTTCTTTTCACCTTAACCATCATAACCAAAACCGTGTTTTCACAACACTGCAGTACAACCGGTTGTGCGGGCAACCTATGCTGCAGTAGATATGGATATTGTGGCACCACATCTGCCTACTGCGGTACCGGGTGCAGAAGTGGACCTTGCAGCTCAGGACCCACACCTGTCTCACCAACTCCTACCGGCGGCACAGGCGGTCTAAACGATGAGCCTCGTGATACCATTGCAAACGTTGTCACACAATCGTTTTTCGATGGTATCATGAGCAAAGTAGGAAACGGCTGTCCAGCAAAAGGGTTCTACACTCGTCAGGCTTTCATTGATGCAGCTCAATCTTTCCCAGCCTATCAGGGAGCCGTCTCTAAGCGTGAGATTGCGGCCATGTTGGCTCAGTTCTCACACGAATCTGGAA GTTTTTGTTACAAAGAAGAAATAGCGAGAGGAAGGTACTGCCAAGCTAGCACAGTATACCCTTGTCAACCGGGGAAGGACTACTACGGTCGCGGTCCGATCCAAATCACATGGAACTACAACTACGGCGCAGCAGGAAAGTTCCTTGGACTCCCTCTCTTGACTGATCCAGATATGGTGGCTCGTAGCCCTGAAGTTGCCTTTAAGTGTGCCATGTGGTTCTGGAACCAAAATGTTCGTCCGGTCCTGGACCAAGGCTTTGGAGCTACCACAAGGAAGATCAACGGTGGGGAATGCAACGGTCGGCGTCCTGCAGCGGTGCAAAGCAGAGTTGATCGCTACTTGGAGTTCTGTAGGACGTTTGGGATCACTCCTGGAACTAGTCTTAGTTGCTAA